Proteins encoded within one genomic window of Aurantiacibacter spongiae:
- a CDS encoding pyridoxamine 5'-phosphate oxidase family protein yields the protein MHETFAAIEADIVDRLRAGASDRKSAMHAPVVATADARARVMVLRAVTRGADSGRLTLRFHTDARSPKVGVVTRDPRIGVLFYDADAKVQIRVRGRGRIERDGPVADAAWEESTNFARRCYLAEAGPGTPADAPTSGLPDWAEGIQPSDSQIAPARQHFAVMLVDLYELDWFYLDNDGHRRARYADGTWTWVVP from the coding sequence ATGCACGAGACTTTTGCCGCCATCGAGGCAGACATCGTCGACCGCCTTCGCGCCGGAGCCAGCGACCGCAAGAGCGCCATGCACGCGCCGGTCGTGGCGACGGCGGACGCGCGGGCGCGGGTGATGGTGCTGCGCGCCGTGACGCGCGGCGCGGATAGCGGGCGGCTGACCCTGCGGTTCCATACCGACGCCCGTTCCCCCAAGGTCGGCGTGGTGACGCGCGATCCGCGCATCGGGGTGCTGTTCTACGATGCCGACGCCAAGGTGCAGATCCGCGTGCGCGGTCGTGGACGGATCGAGCGCGACGGGCCGGTTGCCGATGCGGCGTGGGAGGAGAGCACGAACTTCGCCCGCCGCTGTTACCTGGCCGAGGCCGGACCGGGGACGCCTGCCGATGCGCCGACCTCCGGCCTTCCGGACTGGGCGGAGGGCATCCAGCCGAGCGACTCGCAGATTGCGCCGGCACGCCAGCACTTCGCCGTGATGCTGGTGGACCTCTATGAACTCGACTGGTTCTACCTCGACAATGACGGCCACCGCCGCGCGCGTTACGCCGACGGGACGTGGACCTGGGTCGTCCCCTGA